DNA from Brevibacterium sp. 'Marine':
ATCTGTTCATCGAGCTGCTCGATCGTGTCCTCGGCCTGCTCGACCGAGGACCCCACGACCGCCACCGGCATATCCTTCGGTGTCGGCGAATGCATCGCGCCGAGCATGAACGTGATCATCATCGTCACCATCGCCAAGGGGAAGAGCGTCAGCGAGATATAGCGCATGAGCTTCGTATCCGGCCTCCGACCGCCGTGGATCGCCGCCACATTGACATCCAGGGGCACAGGGTGCGAATTTCGCTTCGCGTAGAAGTGGTCATAGACCTTCGTCAGCAGCAGACCGGCCACCGCCCCGAGAGCGAGCACGAACAGGTGACCGGTGACGCCGTTGCCGTCGAAGTAGAGGACGGAGCGCAGAGACTCACCGATCGCCGGCATCGGAAGGAACTCGTGGGTGAAGCGGAAGAACTCCGGCATGCTGTACACCGGCATCGCCATATTCGACGACGGCATGCCGAGGACCATGAGGAAGAGGATTCCGAGAATCACGCCCAGGGCCCCGACGAGGCGGGTGATGAAGAGCTGGACGGAGGAGATGGCGAAGACGCCCAGCCAGGCGATGCCGAGGACGGCCACCGTGTCCTTGACATCGACGACATCGAGGATCGGGCAGGCCACGGTCCAGACGAGGCCGGCAATGGCAGCCGACCACCCGGCGAGGATCGGAACGATGCGTTTGAACTTCAGCAGCTCAGGCGAATTCGACCGCAGAACGCTGAAGGGCATATAGCCGGCCATGACGATGGACGTCATGAGGAACATCGCCGCCATTCCCGTGGGGTCGCGGTCCGGCAGTGGGGCGAGGTCCTCGGTTGTGACCTTCAGCCCGTCGGCCGCGAGGGCAGGACGCACGAGCTGCTCGACAGTGGTCGACTGTTGGACCCCGGCTCCGCTGGCGGTGACGATCGTCGCGGTATCGCCCGTGACGATGATCGCCGCCGAGGCGTCCCGATTGTAGACGTCTTCTCGAGCGGAGTAGACGTCGTCGGTCGTCTCGATATCGAAGGCGTCGGGTTCGGCGCCGTTGATCGCAAATGTCACATCATCGGCCTTGGCCGATGACCCGGCCACGACGATGGGCATGTCGTTGGCTTCGGGGGAGTGCATCGTTCCCAGGTAGCTCGTGATCATCATGCCCACGAAGATGAGCGGCATGAGAAAGATCGCAACGGTGCGGCCGATGAATTCGGCTTTCGCGCGCTTGGCCGCTGCTTGGTCCTCGGTGGTCACAGTCGAGCCGGACCCGGAATCGGAAGCCAGGTGCGATGTCGGGTGCTCGGACTCGAGGGCTTCTCGTCTCGTCCGTGGTTGGCGATCGGACATTGTCGTCCCCTTCAAGGATCGGAAATCGTGTGATCCTCGTCGACCACTGTGAACTTCGCCAGTTTAAGACGCGTGACTTAAAATCGTGAAATCGGAAACTTGTGAATTCGAGAGCGAATGGAAAGATGTGGGAATGACCATCCAGAGTGACCGGGCGCGGGATGCCCTGCTCGATGCCGCCGAAGAGCTGTTCGCACGCAATGGGATCGATGCGGTATCGAACAGGCGGATCGTCGAACACGCCGGGGCAGCCAATCATTCGGCGATCGCCTACCATTTCGGCGGCCGCAACGGACTGCTGCGCGCGCTCGTCGAGCGCCACCACGACGAAATGTCTCGGCGCAGGCGTGAGTTGATGTCGCAGCTGGACGAGACGCCGAACATCCACGAGCTCGTCACGACTCGTCTGCGCCCGCTCATCGAGCTGCTCGACAGTCTTCCGAAGCCGAGCTGGCGGGCGCAGTTCATGTCGCAGATCTCGGCGGTCCCATCGGCCGTCGAGGTGGCCAGAGAGGTGATCGGGGACGCGGACCTGCCCGATGACCTGCGCTTCATCAACGGTGCGGTCGACGGGATCCCTGAAGGGGTTCTGCGCGGTCGCGCCTACCTGCTGGGAAGCATGGTCGTCGGCGTCTGCGCCGACCAGGAGGCGAAGATGAATGAGGACGCCAACCAGGGCAGCTGGGCACAGGTCGGCCGCTTCCTCATCGATGCCGCAGCCGGGATGCTCGGAGCGCCGGTGACCGACCCGGACGGCGCCGTTCGCTACCCGAGCGTTCCGCTGCTCTGATCGGCAGGCAGCTCTGCCCTGACCCCCTTTGTTGCTACCTGACGGCGGCCCAGCAACCTCGCGCGAGGTTGCTGGGCCGCCGTCAGGTAGCAATTGGAGGGAGATCTTTGAGTCAGCTGCAGCCGTTCGGGCCGCATGCCGCGCCGTCGGCGAAGTCCTCGGCCGCTGACTGCGGAGTGCCGGCGAGGACCGTGAGCTTCTGTCCTTCTTTCCAGGCGGTCTCGAAGGCCTGTGAGAAGACCTCCGCGGGTTGTGCTCCGGAGATGCCGTACTTGCGGTCGATGACGAAGAACGGGACTCCATTGGCGCCGAGCGCGCGGGCCTCACTGATGTCGGCCTGAACCTCGTCCGAGAATTCATCGGTTGCGAGGATACGGCGGACTTCGTCGGGGTCGAGGCCGATCTCACGCCCCGCCTCGGCGAGGTAATCGATGTCACCGATGTCGCGCCCCTTCTCGAAGTGGCCCGAGAGCAGCGTTTCCTTGGCCTCGGACATGAGGTCGTGAGTTTTGGCGAAGTGGAGGAAGCGGTGGGCGGTGAAGCTGTTGGCCACGATGATCGAGTCGAAGTCGTAGTTCAGGCCGACTCCGGCGGCCTGCTGTGTGACATGGTCGAACATCTGTCGTACCTGAACGGTGGGCATGCCCTTCGTCTGGCTGAGGTATTCGGTCTCGGTGCCGTCGAAGTGATCGGGCAGGCTCGGGTCGAGCTGGAAGCTGCGCCATTGGACGTCGACGTCATCCTTGTGAGCGAAGTCGTCGAGGGCAT
Protein-coding regions in this window:
- a CDS encoding DsbA family oxidoreductase; the encoded protein is MKIEIWSDIACPWCYIGKRRFEDALDDFAHKDDVDVQWRSFQLDPSLPDHFDGTETEYLSQTKGMPTVQVRQMFDHVTQQAAGVGLNYDFDSIIVANSFTAHRFLHFAKTHDLMSEAKETLLSGHFEKGRDIGDIDYLAEAGREIGLDPDEVRRILATDEFSDEVQADISEARALGANGVPFFVIDRKYGISGAQPAEVFSQAFETAWKEGQKLTVLAGTPQSAAEDFADGAACGPNGCS
- a CDS encoding TetR/AcrR family transcriptional regulator; the encoded protein is MTIQSDRARDALLDAAEELFARNGIDAVSNRRIVEHAGAANHSAIAYHFGGRNGLLRALVERHHDEMSRRRRELMSQLDETPNIHELVTTRLRPLIELLDSLPKPSWRAQFMSQISAVPSAVEVAREVIGDADLPDDLRFINGAVDGIPEGVLRGRAYLLGSMVVGVCADQEAKMNEDANQGSWAQVGRFLIDAAAGMLGAPVTDPDGAVRYPSVPLL
- a CDS encoding ABC transporter permease, translating into MSDRQPRTRREALESEHPTSHLASDSGSGSTVTTEDQAAAKRAKAEFIGRTVAIFLMPLIFVGMMITSYLGTMHSPEANDMPIVVAGSSAKADDVTFAINGAEPDAFDIETTDDVYSAREDVYNRDASAAIIVTGDTATIVTASGAGVQQSTTVEQLVRPALAADGLKVTTEDLAPLPDRDPTGMAAMFLMTSIVMAGYMPFSVLRSNSPELLKFKRIVPILAGWSAAIAGLVWTVACPILDVVDVKDTVAVLGIAWLGVFAISSVQLFITRLVGALGVILGILFLMVLGMPSSNMAMPVYSMPEFFRFTHEFLPMPAIGESLRSVLYFDGNGVTGHLFVLALGAVAGLLLTKVYDHFYAKRNSHPVPLDVNVAAIHGGRRPDTKLMRYISLTLFPLAMVTMMITFMLGAMHSPTPKDMPVAVVGSSVEQAEDTIEQLDEQMDGKFEFTALDDKGEARRLVENRDDVAALVLPSEKNPEFELLANQAGNNASYRVAVQVFEQVAQAQNSDLTVDNLAPLPDRDKNGVVVMYVAMGWILAGFMVVIVAANANPWVRPLKRMLPIIVAYAPFMSLVVATISGPITGAVDGHFAALWGAGIIAIACISMFAMVFERLLGMFAIIPVIGTLMFAGVPSSNGALSQYMVPPFFATLHDFLPMAASVETIRSILYFDGDVVTEHLQVLGLWGLVSLALVFLIDGVKPPRTAHDFGNLHLEREREIAREQRKQALALGMSPETSDSDAEAVDDLASSGDYSHQTVQGSVVDDEADAQQSVHRAPTAGDGLTRHRSPHEESIPSTV